The Gemella haemolysans ATCC 10379 nucleotide sequence CAATTATCTATACTATAGTGTGTATTTTAGGAAATGTAGGGAAAGCTGTTTGTATAGTATTATTAGTATTACAATTAGGAAGTTCAGGAGGAACATTCCCAATTCAAATGACATCAGAATTTTTCCAAGCTTTATATCCTAAAGTACCATTTACATATTCTATAGGTTTACTACGTGAAGCGGTAGGTGGTGTATATATTCCAGCTGTAGAACGTGATATTAAGATATTATTTATCTATCTAATTGTCGTTCTTGTAGGAGGAGCAATTCTAGTTAGTTTAAAAGCACGTTCTGCTAAACTGAGTAGAGAAAGAGAACGTTCTAAGTTATTCTTATAAGATTTATATTTTAAAAATTTTAATAAAGTGATTCAAAAGAATTGATTTAATGCAGTCAAAACTTTTGAGTCACTTCTTTTGTTTGTTTTCTCATACTAAATGAAAAAACTTAGTATTTATGATATAATAAAATGATAAAACCTTAAAATATAGAGGATAAATTATGGTTAAAACATTAGATAGAACCAAAGACATTTTCTTAGATACAATGCTTTTGGGAAATGAAATATTAACGAAAAAAATAAAAACAACTAATAAGACTAAAATCACTGTAATCTTAGCTGCTTACAGAAATGTAGGAAGACTGGAAAGTATTATTAAGGATTTATATAATCAAAGTTTTCAAGAATTTGAAATAATAGTAGTTGATGATCTTTCTGGATCAGAGATTGAAGAAGCGGTAGTTGCATTAGATAATAATAAAATTAACTACATAAAAAAACAACTAGGTTCTAACTCTTCAGCAAAAAACTGTGCATTAGATTTTTCTAAGGGGGAATATGTAGTTTTTGTTGAAGAAAGCTCAAAATTAAAATCTAATTATTTGGAATTATTATTTAATGAAGTATCGCAGAAAAATCTTGATATAGCAATATTAACAAGAAATGGTTATCCAAGTATATTAAATGAGACTATATCATCAGGGCAAGATTACCTTATAGAAGAAATTAAGAAATTAAAAAGTGATTTGAATTATAATGTTACTTCTTGTATTTTTAAGAAAAAATTCTTAGATGTTTATAATTTAAGATTCCAAGAAGATATGTTAGCTTTAGAGAATTTATACTTCAAATTACGTGTCTTTGATGTTGCAGGTAAAGTAAGTCAAGTAGCAAAAGTAGGTTATAAAGATTTACAAGAAAGTAAATCTGTAAGAAATAATGCAATGATTGAAGCTTCAACAAGAAGAATAATGATTGCATTTAATAAGATTGAAGAATTTAAACAAAATAAAAAATATGAGGAGAGTTTAAATTTACTTTGTGGATATTTACTTTTTGATGTACTTAGAATGCATGAAAATATGTCCGAGGAAATAGAGATTTTAGAGCTAATAAAATCAAGAAAAAACTATTTTGATAGTGACACATTCGTAAATAAAACGATGATAGCAATGTCTCCGATAATGTTTGCAAATCATCTTAACAGAAAGGATAGGAGATAATTATGAGGCGAATATTACATAATGTGTTTTCGTATGCGTTCATAGCCTTGTTTACAATAGCTTTAACTTGGGCATATGTAGCACCATTTGTGTATGAAAGAATATTAAATCCGTTGGCACTTCTGTTAGGAGTTCCAGTGGTTTTCATACTGTTTATTTATGCAGTAAAAAAAGTGTTAGCAACAGATGAAGTTGGATTAAAAAAATATAATCGAATTATTGTGCTAGTATATTTAGTATTTCAGGCGATTATTTTATCTATGGATACACTAAACTTTTCAGATGGTGCAGAGATAGAAAACGAAGCACACTACATGCTAAACTATGGAAAATTCTCTGGTGAAAGATATTTTTTAGTTTATCCGAATAATATTACACCGACAATTATTCTATATTGGATATATCGTATAGCTGCATTTCTACATATATCAGAAGTGTGGACATTACATATATTCTGTTTCTTGGTAACAACGGCGACAATATTTTTAACATATAAGACTGCTGGAAAATTACTTACAAAGCAAAAGCAAACGATAATTTTAGGATTAATGATATTATACATTCCTTTCCAAATGTATAGTTTATTTTATTACTCTGATACATTAATGGTAATTATGGTTGCTCTAATAATATATGTTCTTATACCTTCAGATGGAAGTTTTATCTTTAGAACAAAACATATTTTAGCAGTAGCTATTTTAGTTGCATTTGCATGGAACTTAAGATCTAATATAATTATTATTTTACCAGCGTTAATAGTTTACTTACTATTTTTTAAATGGTATAAAAATTTAGTTCTATTATTAGTGACCTTTGGAATTGCATTTGTATTCTTTGGAAAAGGATTCGATATGCTGTGGGCACACTATGGATTTTGGAAAGATGATGGCTATAAGTTTCCAATGTTGCACTGGGTAATGATGGGAATGAGTATTCAAGGTGGTAGTTATAACTGGCAGGATTTCCAATTTACTTATCTTAGTCAAAACAAGATGACAGATGATCTAGGTTTATTCTTTAATAGGGTGACTCATAGACCGTTTTTCCTTAATTTACTCATGATAGTTCTTAAAATAAGAGGTAATTGGAGTGATGGTACTATTAACTATACGAATGGTACACGTGCACTAAGAGATGGTGATGGCTTCTTATGGCAACTTTTCTATGGAAGTAATAATAGTTTCTTCATATATCTTTCTCAAATGATGTATGTCGTGATTATCTTTGGTATGGTATATTACATCTATAAACGCAGAAAAGAGTATATTACTTCATGCTTCTTATTCCAAATTATCATCTTCGGGGTATTTACGTTCCATTTAATCTGGGAAGCTAAACCAAGATATGTTTATGCATGGATGCCGATAATTTTTATTTTAGGAGCAAAAGGTATAATACTATTTGCTGAAAGATATGAGACAATCATATTTGATAAGTACAAGAAAAAACTTTATATTGCTTTTGGAGTAGTATTTGCTCTTCAAGTAGGAAGTGATAGTTTCTTAAGACCATCTTATTCGATGAACTTAGACTATGATTCACGTGTAATAAATGGTATTAGTATTTATGCAACGGATAATTATTTAAGAGATGGAATAGTTAGGGTGAATAAAGATACAGAGGTAGAACAAACATTTAAAGCTAATCGCAGCTTTAATTATGTTCGAGGATATATTTCTTCATATGATGAGAAAAATAATTCGAAGTATAAAGTAGAGATAATAGATAAAAAAGATAATAAAGTTGTAAGAGAACATGAATTTATTTATCGTGAATTGTATTGGGAAGTACCACTACAAACATATACTCTTCGTTGGTATTTCAATGATCTTCCGGCAGGAGACTACAGTGTGAAATTCTCACAAGTAGAAAGTGATAATAATGGAAGCATAGTAATTTCTAGTGTACCAAATGAAATGATTGATATGTATGAAGCTGGTAAATTATATATTAACGGTGCTGATCAAAATAAAAAAGATTTATCATTACAAATAGGACATAGATACCAAAAACTTTGGTGGTATTAATGAAATAGTGGACAAAGAAGTTTTGTAATTTTGAATCAGAATAATATGAGTGCTGACCAAAAAAGGTCCTAAAATTTAACAAAGTTCATATGAGAACTCATAGACACAGTGGTTTATTGATATCTAAATTCGCTTTATAAAAGCTTTTTAGATATCTAATAAACTGTGTGGGGGTGACTCGACAAAATCGATTTCTCCAAAATCACAATTTTTGAGTCACTCCCTTTCTTCATATTTAAGAATAAGGGTGGATTTTAATTTAAGTTTAGCTATAGTATAAGGTTAACATAAAGTAGGGAATATATAATATAAATATGAGAGTAATTCGACAAAATCGACTTCTCAAAAATTTTAATTTTTGAATCACTCTCTTTCTCCAAATAACATAGCATAGTTCTAATTTGCAAACGATTTATTGTCAAAGAAGGTAAAACTATGTTATAATTAGAATACAACATAAAAGGAGCAAATAATTATGGTAAATATTTATGATAAAGCAAATGAATTTGAAAGAGCATTAAGAGAATCTGATGAGTATAAAGCATCATTAGCTGCATCTGAAGAATTATACGCAGATGAAGAAGCTAATGCTTTATATACAGAATTCGTATCTAAACAAAAAGATTTAATGGAGTCTGCTCAAGCAGGAAATGAACCTACAGAAGAAGAATTATCAGTATTTGAAGAAATTCAACAAAAATTATTAGAAAATGCTAAATTCTTAGAGTTTGTACAAACTCAACAAAAACTACAATTTTTAATTGAAGACTTAAACAAAGTAATGTACAAACCTCTAGATGAACTTTTCGAAAAATACGGAAACAAATAGAATAAGATTTAACACGAAGTATTAGATATTTTCTGATACTTCGTGTTACTATTTAAAAATCACCTAGGAAATTAATTTTCTAGGTGATTTCTATATATACATTTAACTTTTATTTATCTTTATTTTCTTCAACATAATCTATTAATTCTAATGTAAGATCATATCTAAAGAATGGTGTTATTAGGTAAATTCCTTTGAAGTGTTTTAAAGCAACATCAAGTAACTTTTTACTTTCTTCTAAAGCAATTTTTTGACAAAGTTCTTTGTCATCTTTTACTTCTTCTAGTTTTGCTAAGAATTCTTCTGATAACTTGATACCAGGTACCTCATTGTGTAGGAATACAGCATTGTTGTAGCTTGTAATTGGCATTATACCAACGAAGAATGGAGTATCTGGATAATCAGCAGCAAATTCTGCTAATTGCTCAATTTTTTCAGCTTCAAAGACAGGTTGTGTAATAAAGTAATCGGTACCTGCTTTAATTTTCTTCTCAACTAGACGTTTTGTTTTACTTAAGTCGCGAACATTTGGATTATAAGCAGCAGCAACTGTGAAGTTTGTAGTCTTTTTCAGAGAAGCTCCATTATATCCAAGTCCTTCATTAAGTTGTTTAATGAAAGGAATTAATTTAAGACTAGTCATATCATAGACACTAGTTGCTCCAGGGAAGTCACCAAGTTTACTTGGATCTCCAGTAAGAGCAAGGACATTATTAATTCCAAGAAGATCAAATCCCATTAAGCGAGATTGTAATCCGATAAGATTGTGATCACGACATGTTAAATGTAGAAGTGTAGGGGTAGAAATGTGCTCTTTAAGTAACGTAGCAGCAGCTAAATTACAAATTCGAGTGCTAGCTAAAGAATTATCTGCTAAAGTTATAGCTTCGATATTCTTTTTATCTATCGCTTTTGCACCTTCTATAAATTTATCTACATTTAAATGTTTAGGTGGATCTAGTTCAGCTATTATTGTTACTTGTTTTTTCACTTTATCAACAATTGTTGGTTCGTTATGAGCAACCCTTACAAGCTCTTCCTCGGCCGGTAAAGGTGTGATAATTTTTCTTTTAACAGGTTTAAGATCTTTAATTCCTTTTTTAATAGCACGAATATGCTCAGGAGTAGTTCCACAGCAACCGCCTATTAATCTTACACCTTCTTCTACAAGTAACTTAGCACTTTGTTCGAAGTAAGCTGAATTTTTTCTAAAACGGTATTCATTACCATTAATAGTTTGTGTTAACTGTAATAAGCTGGCATTAGGATAAGCTGACAGGTAGCTTTGTGCAAATAATGGAACTTGTTTTAAACTTTTTATCATATGATAAGGACCAAGATGGCAGTTTAAACCAACGATATCAGCACCTAAGTTAACAAGGGTACTTAGAGCATCAGTTACTTTTTCCCCATTTTGAGTTATACCTGCTTCTAATAATGAAATATTAGTAATAATAGGTAAGTCAGTTAATTTTCTAGCTTCAGTTAATACAGCACGAATTTCTTCTTGATCATAGTAAGTTTCAAAGAGTAATGCATCAACTTTATTTGTTGATAATAATACTTTAACTTGATCGATTGTTTCATTGACAATTGTTTCTAATGATAGTTCACATTCACGAAGTCCTCTAATAGCTCCAATAGTACCGAAAACAAAAGTGTTTTCTCCAGCAGCTTTACGAGCTATTTCAGCAGCGCGAATATTAATTTCTTCAAACTTGTCTTCATAACCATAAGTTTTTAGCTGACATTTTTTTGCAGCATAAGTATTTGTTTGAATTATATCTGCTCCAGCTTCGATATAAGCCTTATGAATTTTCTCTACAGAATCCGGATTAGAGATATTATTATATTCATGACAACTTTCCAATCCATTACTATAGAGAGCTGTACCCATAGCTCCATCAGCTACGAGTACATTTTGTTCTAATCTCTCTAGTAAGTTTCTCATATGAACCTCCTATTTAGCGGCAAGTTCATTTCTAATTTCTTTAGTTACCTCAACTAAAACTTCTAATGCTTCAATAGTTTCTTTTTCAGCACGAGTTTTTAATCCACAGTCAGGGTTAATCCAGAATTGCTCAGTAGATAGTTTTTGAAGTGGACGTAAGATGTTTGTACGAACTTCTTCTTTAGAAGGTACACGAGGAGAGTGAATGTCGTAAACTCCTAGACCAATACCTAAAGGATAGATTGCAGTTTCGAATGCAGAGATTAATTCTCCGTGACTTCTACTAGTTTCGATAGAAATAACGTCAGCGTCTAATGCACGGATAGAATCGATAATTTCATCGAAGTTAGAATAACACATATGTGTGTGAATTTGTGTATCATCTTGAACTGATGAAGTAGCTAGACGGAATGAGAATACTGCTTCTTCAAGATATTTTTCTTTTTTGTTATCTCTTAGAGGTAATCCTTCACGGATAGCTGGTTCGTCAACTTGGATAATTGTAATTCCAGCTTTTTCTAAAAGTTCAATTTCATTTTTAAGAGCGATAGCTATTTGGTTGAAGATTTCTGCTTTAGGAATATCAGTTCTTTCGAATGACCAGTTTAGAATTGTAACTGGTCCAGTTAACATACCTTTAACAGGACGGTTAGTTAAGCTTTGAGCATAGGCAGTTTCTTTAACTGTAACAGCTTCTACGTGTTTTACATCTCCGTAAATGATTGGTGGTTTAACCCCACGAGAACCGTATGATTGAACCCAACCGAATTTAGTAGATGCAAATCCAGCGAAACGTTGTCCGAAGAATTCAACCATGTCTGTACGTTCGAACTCACCGTGAACTAATACGTCGATATCAAGATCTTCTTGGATTTTAATCCAACGAGCGATTTCTTCTTCGATGAATTTTTCATATGCTTCATTAGATAGTTCACCTTTTTTCCATAGAGCACGTTGTAGACGTACTTGTTTAGATTGAGGGAATGATCCGATTGTAGTAGTTGGTAATAATGGTAAGTTGTATTTTTTATTTTGAACTTCACGACGAACTTTGTAATCAGATGGACGAGTAGAACGAACATTTTCACTTGATTCTAATTCAAGGTTTCTGAAGTCAGCATTTTGTAGTTTGTTGAAGTCTTCAACGTGTTTTTGGTATGCTGCATCTTCTTTACCATCTAATTTGCTAGCTAGTAAGTTAAGCTCTACTAATTTTTGATCAGCAAATGCTAAACCGTTTAATAATGTTTCTTCTAATTCAGTTTCGTTTTTAGTTGTTACTGGTACGTGTAGTAATGAACATGAAGGTTGAATTACTAATTCAGCAACATTGGCTTTAATTTCTTCTAATAATGCAGAACTATCTTCGAAATCATTGCTCCATACGTTACGCCCATCAACAACCCCAGCAAATACTTCTTTATCTTTGAATAAACCAGCTTTTACATTAGCTAAGTTTTCTTCTCTTCCGTGAACGAAGTCTAAACCGAAAGCTACTGGTAAATCAACAAGTTTTTCAGCTTCTACTAAAGCTTCAAAGTAAGTTTGGAAGATGAATTTAGCATCTACTTCGTTGTTGAAGTGGTTGTATACTTTGTGAGCTAATTCTACATAGTTTCTACCTTCATCAGTAACAAAGATTGGCTCATCTACTTGGATGTAAGAAGCACCAGCTTCAGCTAATTCTTTGAATACTTGAGTGTAAAGTGGAACTAATTTATCTACAGCTTTTTCAAATTCTCCTTCAGCTAGACCACTAGATAAAGCAACATATGTAATTGGTCCAGTGATTACTGGTTTAGCTTTATCTCCTACGATTTCTTTTGCTTCTTTATATAAGTCTAATAGACGAGTATTGTTTAATTTAGGGTTAACATTTTCCCATTCTGGTACGATGTAGTGGTAGTTAGTGTTAAACCATTTTTTAAGTGCAGATGCAACATTATCTTTGTTACCACGAGCGATATCGAAGAATAAGTCTACATCAACTTCTCTTCCTTCGAAACGTTGTGGAATAACGTTGAATTGAACTGATAAATCTAAAATGTGATCATAAAGTGAGAAATCACCAACTGGGATAAAATCTAATCCAGCATTTAATTGTTTCTCGATATAAAGACGACGAAGTTTTCCTGCTTCTTCAAATAACTCATTTTGACGAACTGTACGAGCCCAGTATCCTTCAATTAATTTTTTCCATTCTCTTTTTTCCCCTAAACGTGGGTATCCTAAACTTGATATTTTTGTCATTATTTTTTCCTCCTGAAATTTTCTCTTTTTGTGTATATTGAATTATAAAAATAAAAAACGCCCTTAAACAATATCTAATATTGTCTAAGGACGTGCGTTTTATACGTGGTACCACCTTATTTTATGGAAAATCTAAAATGATAAAATGAATTTTTTAGTTTTCCACCTCATTAAAATTTTAACGCTATTTTCTGCGTAATTATCTAACAGCTGCTCGATAATTAAAACTCAAAGACCATCTTCAAAAAAACTCATTAATCTCTTTTCAGCTACCGAGACTCTCTGGTGTAAATCCTTTTTTCTACTCATCTTATCCATGTAATAATATATTAATTTGTAAAAATATTTTTTATTCAGTCTTAAATACGACAAAAGGGTAGTAACACAAGGGACGAAATGACCGTGTTACCACCCAATTTTATAATCTTAAAATAAATTTTAATCTTACCTCAATGATTATTAACGGTTATCAACCGGAACTAACTTATATATACTCATTAG carries:
- a CDS encoding glycosyltransferase family A protein, which produces MVKTLDRTKDIFLDTMLLGNEILTKKIKTTNKTKITVILAAYRNVGRLESIIKDLYNQSFQEFEIIVVDDLSGSEIEEAVVALDNNKINYIKKQLGSNSSAKNCALDFSKGEYVVFVEESSKLKSNYLELLFNEVSQKNLDIAILTRNGYPSILNETISSGQDYLIEEIKKLKSDLNYNVTSCIFKKKFLDVYNLRFQEDMLALENLYFKLRVFDVAGKVSQVAKVGYKDLQESKSVRNNAMIEASTRRIMIAFNKIEEFKQNKKYEESLNLLCGYLLFDVLRMHENMSEEIEILELIKSRKNYFDSDTFVNKTMIAMSPIMFANHLNRKDRR
- a CDS encoding glycosyltransferase family 39 protein, which codes for MRRILHNVFSYAFIALFTIALTWAYVAPFVYERILNPLALLLGVPVVFILFIYAVKKVLATDEVGLKKYNRIIVLVYLVFQAIILSMDTLNFSDGAEIENEAHYMLNYGKFSGERYFLVYPNNITPTIILYWIYRIAAFLHISEVWTLHIFCFLVTTATIFLTYKTAGKLLTKQKQTIILGLMILYIPFQMYSLFYYSDTLMVIMVALIIYVLIPSDGSFIFRTKHILAVAILVAFAWNLRSNIIIILPALIVYLLFFKWYKNLVLLLVTFGIAFVFFGKGFDMLWAHYGFWKDDGYKFPMLHWVMMGMSIQGGSYNWQDFQFTYLSQNKMTDDLGLFFNRVTHRPFFLNLLMIVLKIRGNWSDGTINYTNGTRALRDGDGFLWQLFYGSNNSFFIYLSQMMYVVIIFGMVYYIYKRRKEYITSCFLFQIIIFGVFTFHLIWEAKPRYVYAWMPIIFILGAKGIILFAERYETIIFDKYKKKLYIAFGVVFALQVGSDSFLRPSYSMNLDYDSRVINGISIYATDNYLRDGIVRVNKDTEVEQTFKANRSFNYVRGYISSYDEKNNSKYKVEIIDKKDNKVVREHEFIYRELYWEVPLQTYTLRWYFNDLPAGDYSVKFSQVESDNNGSIVISSVPNEMIDMYEAGKLYINGADQNKKDLSLQIGHRYQKLWWY
- a CDS encoding YlbF family regulator, which produces MVNIYDKANEFERALRESDEYKASLAASEELYADEEANALYTEFVSKQKDLMESAQAGNEPTEEELSVFEEIQQKLLENAKFLEFVQTQQKLQFLIEDLNKVMYKPLDELFEKYGNK
- a CDS encoding bifunctional homocysteine S-methyltransferase/methylenetetrahydrofolate reductase, which encodes MRNLLERLEQNVLVADGAMGTALYSNGLESCHEYNNISNPDSVEKIHKAYIEAGADIIQTNTYAAKKCQLKTYGYEDKFEEINIRAAEIARKAAGENTFVFGTIGAIRGLRECELSLETIVNETIDQVKVLLSTNKVDALLFETYYDQEEIRAVLTEARKLTDLPIITNISLLEAGITQNGEKVTDALSTLVNLGADIVGLNCHLGPYHMIKSLKQVPLFAQSYLSAYPNASLLQLTQTINGNEYRFRKNSAYFEQSAKLLVEEGVRLIGGCCGTTPEHIRAIKKGIKDLKPVKRKIITPLPAEEELVRVAHNEPTIVDKVKKQVTIIAELDPPKHLNVDKFIEGAKAIDKKNIEAITLADNSLASTRICNLAAATLLKEHISTPTLLHLTCRDHNLIGLQSRLMGFDLLGINNVLALTGDPSKLGDFPGATSVYDMTSLKLIPFIKQLNEGLGYNGASLKKTTNFTVAAAYNPNVRDLSKTKRLVEKKIKAGTDYFITQPVFEAEKIEQLAEFAADYPDTPFFVGIMPITSYNNAVFLHNEVPGIKLSEEFLAKLEEVKDDKELCQKIALEESKKLLDVALKHFKGIYLITPFFRYDLTLELIDYVEENKDK
- the metE gene encoding 5-methyltetrahydropteroyltriglutamate--homocysteine S-methyltransferase, whose protein sequence is MTKISSLGYPRLGEKREWKKLIEGYWARTVRQNELFEEAGKLRRLYIEKQLNAGLDFIPVGDFSLYDHILDLSVQFNVIPQRFEGREVDVDLFFDIARGNKDNVASALKKWFNTNYHYIVPEWENVNPKLNNTRLLDLYKEAKEIVGDKAKPVITGPITYVALSSGLAEGEFEKAVDKLVPLYTQVFKELAEAGASYIQVDEPIFVTDEGRNYVELAHKVYNHFNNEVDAKFIFQTYFEALVEAEKLVDLPVAFGLDFVHGREENLANVKAGLFKDKEVFAGVVDGRNVWSNDFEDSSALLEEIKANVAELVIQPSCSLLHVPVTTKNETELEETLLNGLAFADQKLVELNLLASKLDGKEDAAYQKHVEDFNKLQNADFRNLELESSENVRSTRPSDYKVRREVQNKKYNLPLLPTTTIGSFPQSKQVRLQRALWKKGELSNEAYEKFIEEEIARWIKIQEDLDIDVLVHGEFERTDMVEFFGQRFAGFASTKFGWVQSYGSRGVKPPIIYGDVKHVEAVTVKETAYAQSLTNRPVKGMLTGPVTILNWSFERTDIPKAEIFNQIAIALKNEIELLEKAGITIIQVDEPAIREGLPLRDNKKEKYLEEAVFSFRLATSSVQDDTQIHTHMCYSNFDEIIDSIRALDADVISIETSRSHGELISAFETAIYPLGIGLGVYDIHSPRVPSKEEVRTNILRPLQKLSTEQFWINPDCGLKTRAEKETIEALEVLVEVTKEIRNELAAK